A single genomic interval of Granulicella tundricola MP5ACTX9 harbors:
- a CDS encoding tetratricopeptide repeat protein: MKLIARVPVTAGLLALSLMSATGCNRLRAADQLNKGVAAFKNAKYEDATNYFQNAVNIDPNYDMAKLYLATTYSSQVVPNLNTPENLKLANNALAGFKEVIAKDPSDVTALSQIAYIDRITGHIKEAKEDERKVIAVQPNNAEANYTIGQVDWKEAFDNATIAVKTQGLPGDDGEGNTKLSKPNCAALAAKNGPLVTEGLEYLNKAVGINPNYEEAYTYLSLMSRRKADLECGNDAARKADLQAADMYAQKSMGARKENERIKEEKSHGVS; this comes from the coding sequence ATGAAACTGATTGCACGAGTTCCGGTAACCGCCGGCCTCTTGGCCCTATCGTTGATGTCCGCCACCGGGTGCAACCGGCTCCGTGCCGCGGACCAGCTGAACAAGGGCGTTGCCGCTTTCAAAAACGCAAAGTATGAAGACGCGACCAACTACTTCCAGAACGCGGTCAACATTGACCCGAACTACGATATGGCCAAGCTTTACCTTGCGACGACCTACAGCTCGCAGGTCGTTCCGAACCTCAACACCCCAGAGAACTTGAAGCTCGCGAACAACGCTTTGGCCGGTTTCAAGGAAGTCATTGCCAAGGACCCCAGCGATGTCACCGCGCTGAGCCAGATCGCCTACATCGATCGCATCACCGGCCACATCAAGGAAGCCAAGGAAGATGAGCGTAAGGTCATCGCCGTCCAGCCCAACAACGCCGAGGCCAACTACACCATCGGCCAGGTGGATTGGAAGGAAGCCTTCGATAACGCCACCATCGCCGTCAAGACGCAGGGCCTGCCCGGCGACGACGGTGAAGGCAACACCAAGCTCTCCAAGCCCAACTGTGCGGCTCTGGCAGCCAAGAACGGCCCACTCGTCACCGAGGGTCTCGAGTATCTGAACAAGGCCGTCGGCATCAACCCCAACTACGAAGAGGCCTACACCTACCTCAGCCTCATGTCCCGCCGCAAGGCTGACCTGGAGTGCGGGAATGACGCAGCCCGCAAGGCTGACCTGCAGGCCGCAGACATGTACGCCCAGAAGTCCATGGGAGCCCGCAAGGAAAATGAGCGCATCAAGGAAGAGAAGTCGCACGGCGTCTCCTAG
- the add gene encoding adenosine deaminase: MARRPKQNPQDLIDIPTWLRGLPKAELHLHLEGTVTPETLVELSRRHDLEPLTLETARAIYVYSDFQAFLMAFKAVSERLQTPEDYEFITYEMIKALAAQGVVHAEVYISWGILLRFKPQLAIPSIMDAVERARLRAEAEFGTTLYWLIDAVRHFGLEEAATVFRLAAELRLIYPSIIGIGIGGDEARGPAEPFRDLYAEAKAAGLRLTVHAGESTGPVHGPASIWSAINIGAERIGHGLAAQHDADLLSILAERQIPIEINVTSNLRTGCCESLEAHPVREYFEGGLFLTLNSDDPPMFGSDLLGEYILVQEQFAFSLDEMREFAANSIEASFLPPERKLKLMADVERYAA, from the coding sequence ATGGCACGCCGTCCCAAGCAGAACCCGCAGGACCTCATCGACATCCCTACCTGGCTTCGCGGCCTCCCTAAGGCCGAGCTTCATCTACATCTGGAAGGCACGGTCACGCCGGAGACCCTGGTAGAGCTCTCCCGCCGTCATGATCTCGAGCCTCTCACGCTGGAGACCGCACGCGCCATCTACGTCTACAGCGACTTCCAGGCCTTCCTGATGGCCTTCAAGGCCGTCTCAGAGCGGCTCCAGACGCCGGAGGATTATGAGTTCATCACCTACGAGATGATCAAGGCCCTGGCCGCCCAGGGCGTCGTCCACGCGGAGGTCTATATCTCCTGGGGCATCCTGCTGCGCTTCAAGCCACAGCTTGCGATTCCCTCCATCATGGACGCGGTCGAACGTGCCCGCCTTCGCGCTGAAGCGGAGTTTGGCACGACCCTTTATTGGCTCATCGATGCAGTCCGACACTTCGGCCTGGAAGAAGCCGCAACCGTCTTCCGCCTGGCTGCCGAACTGCGCCTTATCTATCCCAGCATCATCGGCATCGGCATCGGCGGAGATGAAGCACGCGGCCCAGCCGAGCCCTTCCGCGACCTCTACGCGGAAGCCAAGGCAGCCGGCCTCAGGCTCACCGTTCACGCCGGTGAATCGACCGGCCCCGTCCACGGCCCCGCCTCCATCTGGTCTGCCATCAACATCGGTGCAGAGCGCATCGGCCACGGCCTCGCCGCACAGCATGATGCAGACCTGCTGAGCATCCTGGCGGAGCGACAGATCCCCATCGAGATCAACGTCACCTCCAACCTCCGCACCGGCTGCTGCGAATCGCTCGAAGCGCACCCTGTCCGCGAGTACTTTGAGGGCGGCCTCTTCCTCACCCTGAACTCAGACGACCCACCGATGTTCGGCTCAGACCTCTTGGGCGAGTACATCCTCGTGCAAGAGCAGTTCGCTTTCTCGCTGGATGAGATGCGCGAGTTCGCCGCCAACTCCATCGAAGCCAGCTTCCTGCCGCCCGAACGCAAACTGAAGCTGATGGCTGATGTCGAGCGTTATGCAGCCTAG
- a CDS encoding radical SAM protein yields MAKAKPAKLVENAMVGVAKVAWGVFSRLNNISPNDSFTPRWSDKPLLKSYQKEKPPLGWPRTTDSLCPGCVPAIRQQIVDGKLPHEILLNEKVGEIKAQIIERDGQILMVKDCPIHGHYEDVMSIDPAFFKHLEEVFPGRDIRAHNDEKLHNHGTSTVTHGRGSVLTIDLTNRCNMMCDPCFMDANQVGFVHELTWDEIKTMLDNAVTIKPRRQMSVQFSGGEPTLSPYFLDAVAYARKVGYTSVQAATNGIEFAKSKEFSKAAAEAGLRYAYLQFDGIGNAANSHRKVGNSFDVKLQAIHNLHEAGVDIVPVTCIINGINNEQVGRIIEFALDNPKKINFLSFQPVSFTGRDEAISDERRMAQRYTLSHLAHDVKNQTGLGEPTRDWFPISFMSTFSDWADLVHGPDRDWGQLSCGCHPNCGISMALMIDKETKEAVPVTAFINADRLAKDIARVNDAARGKTLTIIGATLALLRNYKPEAAPTHFKIKDLLEKFDKSFGATGRSYGKVTADRTMEDIAKRRGDRWNFLFIAGMWFQDLFNYDFRRTEQCIIPYATQEGEISFCAYNTGVGWRNIIEKMHMTSTLTKWYEEHGRHEIFAGGKKVGLEKESSYDLVLNDAHVNSAANDTFDKSGIAKNAREEKIRARDAKLKQDAENSKMAALYRKEVLGEKAPEGGFVPLGAIGGLGGITPAPKSNVEVVSSIEETVSGD; encoded by the coding sequence ATGGCAAAGGCAAAGCCGGCAAAGCTAGTTGAGAACGCAATGGTTGGAGTGGCGAAGGTTGCATGGGGCGTGTTCAGCCGTCTCAACAACATCAGCCCCAATGACAGTTTCACCCCCAGGTGGAGCGACAAGCCGCTTCTCAAGAGCTACCAGAAGGAGAAGCCGCCCCTCGGCTGGCCCCGTACCACCGACTCCCTCTGCCCCGGTTGCGTGCCCGCCATCCGTCAGCAGATCGTCGACGGCAAGCTGCCGCACGAGATCCTGCTCAACGAGAAGGTCGGCGAGATCAAGGCTCAGATCATCGAGCGCGACGGCCAGATCCTGATGGTCAAGGACTGCCCCATCCACGGTCACTATGAAGACGTCATGTCCATCGACCCGGCCTTCTTCAAGCACCTGGAAGAGGTCTTCCCGGGCCGCGACATCCGCGCCCACAACGATGAGAAGCTCCACAACCACGGCACATCCACCGTCACCCACGGCCGCGGCTCGGTTCTCACCATCGACCTCACCAACCGCTGCAACATGATGTGCGATCCCTGCTTCATGGACGCCAACCAGGTCGGCTTCGTCCACGAACTCACGTGGGACGAGATCAAGACCATGCTCGACAACGCCGTGACCATCAAGCCTCGGCGCCAGATGTCCGTGCAGTTCTCGGGCGGTGAGCCCACCCTCAGCCCTTACTTCCTCGACGCCGTAGCCTACGCCCGCAAGGTCGGTTACACCTCCGTCCAGGCCGCGACCAACGGAATCGAGTTTGCCAAGTCCAAGGAGTTCTCGAAGGCTGCCGCTGAAGCCGGTCTGCGCTACGCCTACCTCCAGTTCGACGGTATCGGCAACGCTGCCAACTCCCACCGCAAGGTCGGCAACTCGTTCGACGTCAAGCTCCAGGCCATCCACAATCTGCATGAGGCCGGCGTCGATATCGTGCCCGTCACCTGCATCATCAACGGCATTAACAACGAGCAGGTCGGTCGCATCATCGAGTTCGCACTCGATAACCCGAAGAAGATCAACTTCCTCTCCTTCCAGCCGGTGTCCTTCACAGGCCGCGACGAAGCCATCTCCGACGAGCGCCGCATGGCGCAGCGCTACACGCTGTCTCACTTGGCACACGATGTGAAGAACCAGACCGGCCTCGGCGAGCCCACACGCGACTGGTTCCCCATCTCTTTCATGTCCACCTTCTCTGACTGGGCCGACCTGGTTCACGGACCGGATCGCGACTGGGGCCAGCTCTCCTGTGGCTGCCATCCCAACTGCGGTATCTCCATGGCGCTCATGATCGATAAGGAGACCAAGGAAGCCGTGCCGGTCACTGCGTTCATCAACGCAGACCGTCTCGCCAAGGACATCGCCCGCGTCAACGATGCGGCGCGCGGCAAGACCCTCACCATCATCGGTGCGACCCTTGCCCTGCTCCGCAACTACAAGCCGGAAGCCGCTCCCACTCACTTCAAGATCAAGGATCTGCTTGAGAAGTTCGATAAGAGCTTCGGCGCAACCGGCCGCAGCTACGGCAAGGTCACCGCGGACCGCACGATGGAAGACATTGCAAAGCGCCGTGGCGATCGCTGGAACTTCCTCTTCATCGCCGGCATGTGGTTCCAGGATCTCTTCAACTACGACTTCCGCCGCACGGAACAGTGCATCATTCCGTACGCCACCCAGGAAGGCGAGATCAGCTTCTGCGCCTACAACACCGGTGTGGGCTGGAGAAACATCATCGAGAAGATGCACATGACCTCCACCCTCACCAAGTGGTACGAGGAGCATGGCCGTCATGAGATCTTCGCCGGCGGCAAGAAGGTCGGTCTGGAGAAGGAGAGCAGCTACGATCTCGTCCTCAACGACGCGCACGTCAACTCCGCCGCCAACGATACCTTCGACAAGTCGGGAATCGCCAAGAACGCACGCGAGGAGAAGATTCGCGCCCGTGACGCCAAGCTGAAGCAGGATGCCGAGAACTCCAAGATGGCAGCCCTCTACCGCAAGGAAGTCCTGGGCGAGAAGGCTCCCGAGGGTGGCTTCGTGCCGCTCGGCGCCATCGGCGGTTTGGGTGGCATCACCCCGGCTCCCAAGTCGAACGTGGAAGTCGTCTCCTCAATCGAAGAGACGGTCTCCGGGGACTAA
- a CDS encoding septal ring lytic transglycosylase RlpA family protein, translating to MMGRSSGRVVQGVLGVGILLLSGCHHAKTTYDTSSAPPPPPLPSRSEAVPHRTAPQPGSAAPIVRKPPAGEPDDLSGPPISTEVGLASWYGPPYHNRQAADGSIFDQNAMTAAHRTLPMGSTVRVTNLDTGESVVVKITDRGPFVPNRILDLSLAAAKATGLYQKGVAKVKVEVYAHNTADPGGRWCVQIGAFLTADDAIQLKNDLLQRYKTAKVIEFQGPTGYWVRINPAQADKLTASNILESIHIPDANPYLVRTN from the coding sequence ATGATGGGCCGCTCTTCAGGACGGGTCGTGCAGGGGGTGCTTGGGGTCGGGATTCTGCTTCTGAGCGGCTGCCATCATGCGAAGACGACCTACGATACGTCTTCCGCGCCACCACCTCCGCCTTTGCCTTCCCGGTCTGAAGCAGTGCCGCATCGCACGGCTCCGCAGCCAGGGAGCGCTGCGCCCATCGTGCGGAAGCCGCCAGCAGGCGAACCGGACGATCTGAGTGGGCCACCTATTTCTACTGAAGTTGGACTGGCAAGCTGGTATGGGCCTCCGTATCACAATCGTCAGGCCGCGGATGGCAGCATCTTCGACCAGAACGCTATGACGGCGGCGCATCGAACCTTGCCCATGGGCTCGACCGTGCGGGTGACGAACCTGGATACGGGTGAGTCTGTGGTGGTGAAGATTACGGATCGCGGGCCGTTTGTACCGAACCGGATTCTTGACCTTTCACTGGCGGCGGCAAAGGCGACCGGGCTTTATCAGAAGGGTGTCGCGAAGGTGAAGGTTGAGGTCTACGCGCACAATACCGCTGACCCCGGCGGTCGCTGGTGTGTGCAGATTGGCGCGTTCCTGACTGCGGACGATGCCATCCAGCTCAAGAACGATCTGCTGCAGCGCTACAAGACGGCCAAGGTGATCGAGTTCCAGGGGCCTACGGGGTATTGGGTGAGGATCAACCCCGCGCAGGCGGATAAGCTGACGGCCTCGAACATCCTGGAGTCGATCCATATTCCGGACGCGAATCCTTACCTGGTGCGGACCAACTAG
- a CDS encoding CocE/NonD family hydrolase, with product MRPQRVLLPLALACTSALVPFAAPAQAPSQAPPAQPAAPYDVKANYTKTEYHVKMRDGVTLFTSVYAPKDTSKTYPFLVSRTCYSVAPYGPDKYRPSLGPSRAFAESGYIFVYQDVRGRYGSEGEWLEMTPHIDHPTGTQHDESTDMYDTVEWLLKTIPHNNGKVGIYGISYPGFYTSASIIDGHPAIKAASPQAPVTDLHDNDDAYHNGAFMLEANDFYRSFRPQKNPIPEPPRPDNTPFDYADAYTAYLKQWEPLSKARAFVANPYFDDQSNHPNYDSYWDVRDISRHLHNIHAAVLTVGGWFDAEDLSGPHKTFQSIAKQSPDASNKLVIGPWVHGGWSVLDGERIGDVHFGSKTGDYFRDKLQFPFFEHYLKDAPDPNLAVATVFETGSNTWKTYTAWPPAGSKPRMMYFGPHGTLSLTPSPAASGSGAYDEYVSDPTHPVPELSYTAEPGPSRDYMVADQRFAATRPDVLVYQTEPLTEDITFAGPLRARLHVSTSGTDSDFVVKLIDVYPQQEPTPPQRRGRGGERPVDVLLPPVLTPGYEQLVRGEPMRGKFRKSLAKPEPFTPNKPESVDFSLVQVNHTFLKGHRIMVQVQSSWFPLVDLNPQTFVDISNAKPEDFKPATERVFHSADLPSGIEFQALQ from the coding sequence ATGCGTCCCCAGAGAGTCCTACTCCCCCTCGCACTCGCCTGCACCTCTGCGCTGGTGCCCTTCGCCGCTCCAGCCCAGGCACCCAGCCAGGCCCCGCCCGCCCAGCCGGCCGCGCCGTACGACGTCAAGGCCAACTACACCAAGACCGAATACCACGTGAAGATGCGAGACGGTGTGACGCTCTTCACCTCCGTCTACGCCCCCAAAGACACGTCAAAGACCTACCCCTTCCTGGTCTCGCGCACCTGTTACTCCGTCGCGCCTTATGGTCCCGACAAGTACCGCCCGTCTCTCGGCCCATCCCGCGCCTTCGCGGAATCCGGCTACATCTTCGTCTACCAGGACGTGCGCGGACGCTACGGCTCAGAGGGTGAGTGGCTGGAGATGACGCCGCATATCGATCACCCCACCGGCACCCAGCATGACGAGTCCACGGACATGTACGACACCGTAGAGTGGCTCCTCAAAACTATCCCCCACAACAACGGCAAGGTCGGCATCTACGGCATCTCCTACCCCGGCTTCTACACCTCCGCCTCCATCATCGACGGCCACCCCGCCATCAAGGCCGCCAGCCCCCAGGCCCCCGTCACCGACCTCCACGATAACGACGACGCCTACCACAATGGCGCCTTCATGCTGGAGGCCAACGACTTCTACCGCAGCTTCCGTCCCCAGAAGAATCCCATCCCGGAGCCGCCGCGCCCGGACAACACACCCTTCGACTACGCCGACGCCTACACCGCTTACCTCAAGCAGTGGGAGCCGCTCTCCAAGGCCCGCGCCTTCGTCGCCAACCCTTACTTCGACGACCAGTCCAACCATCCCAACTACGACAGCTACTGGGACGTCCGTGACATCAGCCGCCACCTTCACAACATCCATGCCGCAGTCCTGACCGTTGGCGGCTGGTTTGACGCCGAAGACCTCAGCGGCCCGCACAAGACCTTCCAGAGCATCGCCAAACAGAGCCCCGACGCCTCCAACAAGCTCGTCATCGGCCCCTGGGTCCACGGCGGCTGGTCCGTTCTGGACGGAGAACGCATCGGCGACGTCCACTTCGGCAGCAAAACCGGCGACTACTTCCGCGACAAACTCCAGTTCCCGTTCTTTGAGCACTACCTCAAGGACGCACCCGATCCCAACCTCGCCGTCGCCACCGTCTTCGAAACCGGCTCCAACACCTGGAAGACCTACACAGCATGGCCCCCTGCCGGATCGAAGCCGCGCATGATGTACTTCGGCCCCCACGGAACCCTCTCGCTCACACCATCTCCCGCAGCATCCGGCTCCGGGGCTTATGACGAGTACGTCTCCGACCCTACCCACCCCGTCCCCGAGCTCTCCTACACCGCCGAGCCCGGCCCCAGCCGCGACTACATGGTCGCCGACCAGCGCTTTGCAGCCACCCGCCCCGACGTCCTCGTCTACCAGACCGAGCCGCTGACCGAGGACATTACCTTCGCCGGCCCCCTCCGCGCCAGGCTGCACGTCTCGACCAGCGGCACCGACTCCGACTTCGTCGTCAAGCTGATCGACGTCTACCCCCAGCAGGAGCCCACCCCGCCCCAGCGCAGAGGCCGCGGCGGCGAACGCCCGGTAGACGTCCTCCTGCCGCCGGTCCTCACCCCCGGATACGAGCAGCTGGTCCGCGGCGAGCCCATGCGCGGCAAGTTCCGCAAATCGCTCGCCAAGCCGGAGCCTTTCACCCCCAACAAACCGGAGTCGGTCGACTTCTCGCTCGTGCAGGTCAACCACACCTTCCTCAAGGGTCACCGCATCATGGTGCAGGTGCAGAGCTCCTGGTTCCCCCTGGTCGACCTCAACCCCCAGACCTTCGTGGACATCTCGAACGCCAAACCGGAGGACTTCAAGCCCGCCACGGAGCGCGTCTTCCACTCCGCCGACCTGCCCAGCGGGATTGAGTTTCAGGCCCTCCAATAA
- a CDS encoding SDR family oxidoreductase: protein MQTALIVGSTGIVGQNLAQRLLRNGWNVLGLSRGKQVVDGVQGLSADLRDAAAVREVLRGQDVSHVFLSAWIRHETEAENVKVNGGIVENVFDGLEGAKNLKHAALVTGTKQYLGPFESYGQTAAETPFREDTPRLPGLNFYYTQEDVLYAAAERMGFGWSVHRPHTIVGYAVGNAMNMGSTLAVYATLCRESGESFIFPGSHEQWNALTDVTDARLLAEHLEWASTRSAGRDEAFNVVNGDVFRWRWLWPQLAAYFGVKPEGPPAEIAPLEGRMGEAPEDWKAIASKYDLAESDVTRVASWWHTDGDLGRKIECVNDMSKSRRVGFVSHQDTPASFFDLFDRLKADQIIPG from the coding sequence ATGCAGACCGCACTCATCGTCGGCTCAACCGGCATCGTAGGACAGAATCTGGCGCAGCGACTGCTTAGGAACGGCTGGAATGTGCTCGGCCTCTCACGCGGCAAACAGGTGGTGGATGGGGTGCAGGGCCTATCGGCAGATTTGCGGGATGCTGCCGCTGTACGTGAGGTATTGCGCGGGCAGGATGTCTCGCACGTCTTTCTGAGTGCGTGGATCAGGCACGAGACCGAGGCGGAGAACGTCAAGGTCAACGGCGGCATTGTTGAGAACGTCTTCGACGGTCTGGAAGGGGCGAAGAACCTCAAGCATGCCGCGCTGGTCACCGGCACCAAGCAATATCTGGGGCCGTTCGAGTCCTACGGGCAGACTGCTGCGGAGACTCCGTTTCGCGAGGACACTCCGCGGCTGCCAGGGCTCAACTTCTACTACACCCAGGAAGATGTCCTCTATGCGGCGGCGGAGCGCATGGGCTTTGGGTGGAGCGTGCATCGTCCTCATACGATTGTGGGGTATGCGGTGGGCAATGCTATGAATATGGGGTCGACGCTGGCTGTCTATGCGACGCTGTGCCGCGAGTCCGGCGAGAGCTTCATCTTTCCGGGCTCGCATGAGCAGTGGAATGCGCTGACCGATGTAACGGATGCGCGGCTTCTCGCGGAGCACCTGGAGTGGGCATCGACCCGATCCGCTGGACGAGACGAGGCGTTCAATGTCGTCAACGGGGACGTCTTCCGGTGGCGCTGGCTGTGGCCTCAGCTTGCAGCTTACTTTGGCGTGAAGCCCGAGGGGCCGCCGGCGGAGATTGCGCCGCTCGAAGGCCGGATGGGCGAAGCGCCGGAGGACTGGAAGGCTATCGCGTCGAAGTACGATCTGGCCGAGAGCGACGTGACCCGCGTGGCCTCTTGGTGGCACACGGATGGCGATTTGGGGCGCAAGATCGAGTGCGTGAATGATATGAGTAAGAGCCGCCGGGTAGGCTTCGTCTCACATCAGGACACCCCGGCCTCGTTCTTTGATCTCTTTGACCGGCTGAAAGCGGATCAGATCATTCCTGGATAA
- a CDS encoding amino acid permease, with the protein MPHRSCFPHVFRTGASQLGRQIFATKSIDKLISESERPENALKKTLGPVSLTALGIGAVIGSGIFTVIGTAIGGNPAALKDWKGSPILDLVVGWLHHTSGAVAGRPGAGPALALSLVLVAVVCGLTGLCYAELASMIPIAGSAYTYTYATMGELIAWIIGWDLILEYAFSNMSVSVGFAAHLVDLLDWLGIHLDPKWLSPAYLPLGLQDLAGKDIFTTGWHFGFDFPAFFVVLLLTVVLVRGIRESAQTNNIMVLVKIAAILLFVSFGASFIHPSNYHPFSPNGFTGVLAGGSIIFFTYIGFDSVSTASEECKNPRRDVPIGIIATLIVCTILYIGVAAVLTGMVPWQTVAGDGAPVVNALKRVSLLPGGHRLHFVRLFVLIGAIVGMVSSILVFQLGQARVWFAMSRDRLLPDIFSTLHPKFRTPAFATWVAGILVAIPSGLFDVGTFAEMSNIGTLFAFVLVSIGVIVLRYKDPGRRRGFRVPFGPLIPVLSTLFCLLLMAGLPAITWVRFFVWLAIGLVVYFFYSRKRSEFYKA; encoded by the coding sequence TTGCCGCACCGTAGCTGCTTTCCGCACGTATTCCGTACAGGAGCAAGCCAGCTGGGCCGACAAATCTTCGCCACAAAATCGATCGACAAACTGATCTCCGAATCGGAACGGCCGGAGAATGCCCTTAAGAAGACTTTGGGGCCCGTCTCTCTGACCGCCCTGGGAATCGGTGCGGTCATCGGCTCAGGAATCTTCACCGTCATTGGCACCGCCATTGGTGGCAATCCCGCCGCGCTCAAGGACTGGAAGGGCTCGCCCATTCTGGACCTGGTCGTAGGCTGGCTGCACCATACCTCAGGCGCTGTTGCCGGTCGGCCTGGCGCGGGGCCTGCGCTGGCACTTTCGCTGGTGCTGGTGGCCGTCGTCTGCGGATTGACGGGGCTTTGCTACGCGGAACTTGCGAGCATGATCCCCATCGCAGGCTCAGCCTATACCTACACCTACGCCACTATGGGTGAGTTGATCGCCTGGATCATCGGCTGGGACCTGATCCTGGAGTACGCCTTCTCCAACATGAGCGTCTCGGTCGGCTTTGCGGCCCACCTTGTGGATCTGCTGGACTGGTTAGGCATCCATCTCGATCCCAAATGGCTCTCCCCGGCGTATCTACCGCTGGGCCTGCAGGATCTAGCCGGCAAGGACATCTTCACCACCGGCTGGCACTTCGGCTTCGACTTCCCCGCATTCTTCGTCGTGCTCCTGCTGACGGTGGTCCTGGTGCGCGGCATTCGCGAATCAGCCCAGACCAACAACATCATGGTGCTGGTGAAGATCGCGGCCATCCTGCTGTTCGTCTCGTTCGGCGCCAGCTTCATCCATCCCAGCAACTATCACCCCTTCTCGCCCAACGGCTTCACGGGCGTGCTGGCCGGCGGATCGATCATCTTCTTCACCTACATCGGCTTCGATTCCGTCTCGACCGCCTCCGAAGAGTGCAAAAACCCACGGCGCGACGTGCCCATCGGCATCATTGCGACGCTGATCGTCTGCACGATCCTCTACATCGGCGTAGCCGCAGTGCTGACCGGCATGGTGCCGTGGCAGACGGTCGCGGGCGATGGCGCACCCGTCGTGAACGCCCTTAAGCGAGTGTCCTTGCTGCCCGGCGGTCATCGCCTGCACTTCGTCCGCCTCTTCGTCCTGATCGGTGCCATCGTCGGCATGGTCTCGTCGATCCTGGTCTTCCAGCTTGGCCAGGCACGCGTCTGGTTCGCCATGAGCCGCGACCGCCTGCTGCCGGATATCTTCTCTACCCTGCATCCGAAGTTCCGGACGCCGGCCTTTGCGACCTGGGTCGCGGGGATACTGGTCGCGATCCCTTCGGGGCTCTTCGATGTCGGCACCTTTGCCGAGATGTCGAACATCGGGACGCTCTTCGCATTCGTACTGGTCTCGATCGGTGTGATCGTCCTGCGCTACAAGGACCCGGGCCGCCGGCGCGGCTTCCGGGTACCCTTCGGCCCCCTCATCCCGGTCTTGAGCACGCTCTTCTGCCTCCTCCTGATGGCAGGACTGCCAGCAATTACGTGGGTGCGGTTCTTCGTGTGGCTGGCCATCGGGCTGGTGGTCTACTTCTTTTACAGCCGCAAGCGGAGCGAATTCTACAAAGCCTAA